DNA from Prunus persica cultivar Lovell chromosome G6, Prunus_persica_NCBIv2, whole genome shotgun sequence:
CCATGTAACACTGGTTTGCGCCATCACTTTACTGCTTGTCAATAGAACTGGTGAAGCTAATTTTAGCTGGTTAGCGGGGTAGTTTCTGAGTGTGGATTGGCCATGCCTTGTGGTTTTTCAGTGGCTTTCCGGTATGTAATATGATTTCCGGCTATAGAAAGCCTCGATACGCCAGAATAGGATAAGTAATTCAAAAGTGTATTCTTTACCCCCACGTTGTTGGTTGGGTTcagttttttgggtttctatGTCAATCTTCAATGGTAATAATGTTGTTGATGTATATTACTATATTGTTTGGTTAACCACTTTTTCTGAGTGcgtcaacaaatttatgtatCTTATTCTGTGACTGAAATTGAACTCAATTTGCACGAGACCTTGTTGatttaaaggaaaaataacTGATTGTAAAACCTGGTTTCATGAATCTAAGGATAATTTAAAGAactttgtttgtcaatttggTCATTGTGTATAGTTTTATTAGCAATTATAAGgacaattttgaaaattttctcaaaTGAGCTTCAGATCTCAACTAAAAACTCCTTTAAACTCGCAATTTTCACTCAGGATCGTTGAAAATCATGTTTGTAGCCTTGTTTGATTTTCAAATGAGACGTATAAATCCCAAACTTGgagttaaaaacaaaaactacaaattctttgagattcaatttcttaatttttagaAATCTTATGAGGCTCccttaaattgaaaatttggaatCTATCTTGTGAACTATTGTAattagcctctctgcacgcgcttccgcgcttgcgagaggttttttttaaaaaaataagtaaatttattttagaattaaaaaagataatgggtagttgtgttccataaaaatatgatccattatctactttttcttttttttttttaatttttttaaatatgaaaaagtatgaatttatcatattatcctcatttaattaataatttgaattcttaatgtttgcattaaccaatgacattttttggtattttgaatgtttcaccattctctgccttttgctttatatatatagatagatgaCGAAAATTGCTTGTgaaaaaatatcaacaaaGTGTTAGTTGAATTGGCTCATGTATTTGATATgctctcaaataattttgagTTTAAGCTCCCATGACACCTGTGTGTGTGAATTACTCATTCCCTTCCTAACTTTGACCcggaaaaaaaagtaaaaaaatataaccACAGCATCAAAATTGAAGTCGTAGAAAAATTGCAGTTTAGCATAAGGGTTACAAGTATCCAAGATAAATGAATAAAGTAGGTTGCATAAATGAACAGTAAAAGTGAAGTGGAACAAAGATTTCGTTTTTGTCAGTCTTCGTCCTTGTGAAAGAGACGGTCCAATGAACGAAGTCGTCTTAAATGCCCCTCCCAACAAATCCAGCAGAAAAAGATAACGTTAAAGAATGGAAAAAATAGGGAGGACAGGGCAAGTTGAAGCCGCCTCTTCTTTTGGCCAATGCTAATCGCCGCTGCCTCCTCCCCCACCTCGAGTTCTTCGTATTGAGAGCAGAAAATGTGGTCAAAAGATGCTCTACAACTCTGCAGCACGTAACTGCCTCCTTAACCTTAGTCCATTACTACTGTTCTCACGtcataaaagtaaaaattttaCAAGCACTTGTTGAGAAGTTGGATTACTCCTCCTAATAGCTTTAGCTTTCAGCCcctcaattctctctctctctctctctctctctctctctctctctctctctctctctctctctcacaaattatcaaattatcaaattcTCAGATTTTCTAAATCATAATGGAAGAAAATCCTTATAAATCCATGTGTCCATTTTAATATAACCATTGAGATTTTCGTTGAAGACTTAGTTTTCTCACATTCATATTTTgtatacaaaattatttactAACTGATAAgagatatttaattatatatcaaaAGTCTTTCATTTCATATTCACGTTTTGTACACGAAATTATTATGAATTTAAGGACTTAGATGACATTATAAGATTGTAATGCAATATTTTAGATTATTATATGTCAAAATGTGAATaacaacaaaatgaagaaaacaaatgaaactgAAATGACTATATAAAATGAGTCAATTGAAAGTCTTTCCAAATATATTACATCTAGCTAGACATTGAATCTaaagttttctattttttatagcaaactaaccccttgacacatgctcacacATGTGCcaattagttttcttttttcttttttattttatttttagaattaagaaaaataacataGATAGttatgttctataaaaataggacatattatctaattttaattttttaaaatttaaaaattgtgaatttattatattatcctcatttaattaataatttcaattcttaatatttgaattaaccaaagatattttctggtattttgaatgtttcacaattctcttttttttattttatatatatatagatgtatttttattgtcaaatacaaaatccTTATATAGAAATGCCCTTTACACTTTAATGTAAAGTTTAATTTCCACCTCATATATAAAGTGGGTGAAAGAGACCCGTTAGATGCAACGGTTGTGAGGAAATCAATTGAGGGTTTGGAGTTTGGACCGTTGAGATTGAAAACTTATTACTTGCATTTCTttctgtaattaattaatatatttgtatataaaattctgtagaaaaatataattataattccTAAGATCTGCACAGTCAGAGTCTTACGTTTTTATCACCAACGACTGGAAATTTCAGTTCCCACGTAGCGAAACGATTCGGCACATTAAAATGCGTGGCCTGGAGTCTAACAAACTACCAACCAAGTGGGTATCTTCGTACTACCAATTCTCGATTCCCAGTCTCTCCACCGTCCGATACCCATACTTCACACCATCGATCAAGAATGctgtataaaaagaaaatcaaacggTCCTCATTAAACACACTGCCCAACCCCACCTTCTAAGCCCACGCGTCTTGACATCGCGTGGCACCCATCCCCTCTTTCTTAGAACCATTCAAACGCCACCTTATATAAACCCCTCCAATCCATTCCCCTCCCAAAACCCTCGCCACCCTCGCCTCTTTCTCTAGAaccttcactctctctctatctccctCTAGAAATGGCGGGTTCCGGCGTGGTGGCTGTGTACGGAAATGGAGCAATCACCGAGAGCAAGCAATCGCCGTTCTCCGTCAAAGTGGGCCTGGCCCAAATGCTCCGCGGCGGCGTCATAATGGACGTCGTCAACGCCGAGCAGGCTCGAATTGCAGAGGAGGCAGGCGCGTGCGCCGTCATGGCCCTGGAGCGGGTGCCCGCAGATATCCGAGCCCAGGGTGGGGTGGCTCGAATGTCCGACCCGCAACTCATCAAAGAAATCAAGCAGGCCGTGACCATACCCGTCATGGCCAAGGCCCGAATCGGCCACTTCGTCGAGGCCCAAATCCTGGAAGCCATCGGCGTCGATTACGTTGACGAGAGCGAGGTCCTGACCCTCGCCGATGAAGAGCACCACATCAACAAGCACAATTTCCGGGTGCCGTTCGTCTGCGGGTGCCGGAATCTCGGCGAGGCGCTCCGCCGAGTCCGAGAAGGAGCGGCTATGATCCGGACCAAGGGTGAGGCCGGCACGGGGAACATCATCGAAGCGGTGAGGCACGTGCGGTCCGTGATGGGGGACATTAGGGTTTTGCGGAACATGGACGACGACGAGGTGTTCACTTTCGCGAAGAAGATCGCGGCGCCGTACGATCTGGTGATGCAGACGAAGCAGCTGGGGAGGCTGCCTGTAGTGCACTTCGCGGCGGGAGGGGTGGCGACGCCGGCGGATGCGGCGCTGATGATGCAGCTGGGTTGCGACGGGGTGTTTGTCGGGTCCGGCGTGTTCAAGAGCGGTGACCCGGTGAAGCGTGGGAGGGCGATTGTGCAGGCTGTGACCCATTACAGGGACCCGGATGTGCTGGCTGAGGTGAGTTGCGGGTTGGGCGAGGCCATGGTTGGGTTGAATTTGAAGGACGAGAAGGTGGAGAGGTTTGCTAATCGGTCTGAGTGATGAAACAATCTTTGTTGTTTGGGAGGAGAAGGAAGGCGGTGTTTGGGTTGGtgggttttagtttttttacgtgtaaaaaattaagttaaaGATTATGTTTTtgggtcgttgtttgtttgttgggtTTAGTATTGCTTAATTTAATAAGGAATGAAGTTTATGTTTCTGTTTTGTAGCAGCTCATAAAACAATCTTTGTCTAATTACTGATTATCAGCATGCTAATCTTGTAATGTTTATGTCATTATACGTGCATTATGCTAATCATTCAACTGGTTTTGATTCCAAGTTGCCTGGGTTTTGACTGGTGTTTGCTTCCTTTGCTCACCACTAACATCAGGGATGAGTGTTTTGGCCGTTTGGGCTTCATTCTTTCCAaagtttgggatttttttctttgtttggccATTAGATCATATATACGGCAATTCTTGGCTTCAAGTTTAGGTTTGGGCCAGTGACCCAAGTTTGAGTTTTAGTTCGGGTCTAGGTTGAAAGTCCAGGATACAGTGACCCAACTAATCCATAACTCTACTTCCACTACGTGCAAAGGATTCGAACTCGGTTCAAGAACCGACTTAGTGCGACCACAAACAGAGGTTTTGAGGAGCGGGTCAAATTTTACATGCCATTTTTCATCATGGGATCATGAATGTCAAAATCAAAAGTTTGTACAGatcatatataaaatttgattCATGAGATCCTCTAGAACTCTCTACTCTTAGCATATTGAAAAATTATCGAAATTGTTAGTTGAAAATGAATGGCTTGTTCGataacatttttgtttttgtttttggttttttaagcATTAGAAAAATAGAAGAGAGGCCAATATGGACATCCACAACAAGAGTAATTCTTTCCCTCCCCTTTCGTTAGTCAAAAAGCAAAAGAGGATAGATATAGAGGAAATTTCAATGTCCCGAGAAGAACTCGGGAGAAACGAACACACTGCTTTAGCCAATTAACCTAAATTTCGGAAAAATATCAAGTACAGAATCCTAGTTCAACTTGGAGAGACGCAAGGAAGACAAGATAGGGaaatctttattatttttctcttaacGAAAAGGTAttaagaataaaaagaaaatttaaaaggaAGTTGCTTAAACTGCTCATCAGGC
Protein-coding regions in this window:
- the LOC18772142 gene encoding pyridoxal 5'-phosphate synthase subunit PDX1.3 — protein: MAGSGVVAVYGNGAITESKQSPFSVKVGLAQMLRGGVIMDVVNAEQARIAEEAGACAVMALERVPADIRAQGGVARMSDPQLIKEIKQAVTIPVMAKARIGHFVEAQILEAIGVDYVDESEVLTLADEEHHINKHNFRVPFVCGCRNLGEALRRVREGAAMIRTKGEAGTGNIIEAVRHVRSVMGDIRVLRNMDDDEVFTFAKKIAAPYDLVMQTKQLGRLPVVHFAAGGVATPADAALMMQLGCDGVFVGSGVFKSGDPVKRGRAIVQAVTHYRDPDVLAEVSCGLGEAMVGLNLKDEKVERFANRSE